A single window of Okeanomitos corallinicola TIOX110 DNA harbors:
- a CDS encoding SAM-dependent methyltransferase produces MKLNEVVPWGRTLQEYKLMFNLSEIDLNKKILGCGDGPASFNAEMTELGYSVVSIDPIYEFSEDQIRQRVQETYEPIISQVKQNADRYVWNNFHDAQQLGDARLAAMNKFLLDYETGKTAGRYLSQSLPRLEFADNQFELCVCSHLLFLYSEQLSLDFHIASIYELLRIAKEVRIFPLLKLDCEPSPYLDPVFNLFSSQQFNIQIQPVGYEFQKGGNQMLKINR; encoded by the coding sequence ATGAAATTAAATGAAGTTGTGCCTTGGGGTAGAACATTGCAAGAGTATAAGCTAATGTTTAATTTATCAGAAATAGACCTGAACAAGAAAATTCTGGGCTGTGGTGATGGTCCAGCCAGCTTCAACGCTGAAATGACAGAACTGGGATATTCAGTTGTCTCTATTGACCCCATTTATGAGTTTTCTGAAGACCAAATTAGACAACGAGTTCAAGAAACTTATGAACCAATTATATCCCAGGTAAAACAAAATGCAGACCGCTATGTTTGGAATAATTTTCATGATGCACAACAACTTGGTGACGCTCGTTTGGCGGCAATGAATAAGTTTTTACTGGACTATGAAACTGGTAAAACAGCAGGACGTTATTTATCACAATCTTTACCAAGATTAGAATTTGCTGATAATCAATTTGAATTATGCGTTTGTTCTCATTTACTCTTTCTTTATTCTGAACAACTATCTCTCGATTTTCACATTGCATCTATTTATGAACTCTTGAGAATCGCAAAAGAAGTGAGGATTTTTCCCTTATTGAAACTTGATTGTGAACCATCACCTTATCTTGATCCAGTATTTAATCTCTTTTCTAGTCAACAGTTTAATATCCAAATACAACCTGTTGGTTATGAATTTCAAAAAGGGGGAAATCAAATGTTAAAAATAAATAGATAA
- the dnaN gene encoding DNA polymerase III subunit beta, with protein MTQTAQKQKVKTAKQTKQTSAATTETEKAKQTNTVVTQIEKTKTKNAANTEIEDGVSTNSTEIPVRKKKKSTSINSDNSDKTTQKQSNNINSDNSDKTTQKQKNNINFDNSDEITQNQRSNIGSDNLEETNQKQKNNITSDTSEKTVTKQRSNIGSDNSDEAITKQRNNINPDTSDGTIQKQKSKKKSSKKESTPQPMVELGMEVICEQTNFYNALFLVHCATPAKPSHPILANVLIIADVETQQIHLTVTDLALTIQASFAAQVLLKGEITVPVQMLFEIVKHCPHGNISLNSKTQMTQLTEEDQSTKIYSLSISDTDGKYEIKGIGAEEFPPTNIIDTTPVSLPTIVFKDGLKSVLYAVSTDENKYIVTGVHVQLTQEKLKLIGTDGHRVAITEVSTQGIGRKPRQQVTSDEMIKFTLPGRVVREIARNLGDDVESINMLYDAQSNRLGLAWQDVILSCPVLEGIYPDCEQLLAQFSFEKEVILEKAPLVKALERLAVLTDKKAQGIYLQFDGSLQQLRLSIEREFGKGDLVIVANLPSEMMLNIQFNLKYLIEAAKAIPSTSIKMHLQQSDHPAMLVPYGDRPNPDVEMSMRHFLLPLYIPKA; from the coding sequence ATGACTCAAACAGCGCAAAAACAAAAGGTAAAAACTGCAAAGCAGACAAAACAAACAAGTGCTGCTACTACTGAAACAGAAAAGGCAAAACAAACAAATACTGTTGTTACTCAAATAGAAAAAACAAAAACTAAAAATGCTGCTAATACTGAAATAGAAGATGGAGTATCAACAAATAGCACAGAAATACCTGTGCGTAAAAAGAAAAAATCTACCTCTATAAATTCTGACAACTCAGATAAAACAACTCAAAAGCAAAGTAACAACATCAATTCTGATAATTCAGATAAAACAACTCAAAAGCAGAAGAATAATATCAATTTTGATAATTCAGATGAAATAACTCAAAATCAGAGAAGTAATATCGGTTCTGATAATTTAGAGGAAACCAATCAAAAGCAGAAGAATAATATTACTTCTGATACTTCTGAGAAAACAGTTACAAAGCAGAGGAGTAATATCGGTTCTGATAATTCAGATGAAGCAATTACAAAGCAAAGAAATAATATCAATCCAGATACTTCAGATGGAACAATTCAAAAGCAGAAGTCCAAGAAAAAATCTTCCAAAAAGGAATCAACTCCTCAACCAATGGTAGAATTAGGGATGGAAGTGATTTGTGAACAAACTAACTTTTACAATGCGCTGTTTTTAGTCCATTGTGCTACACCAGCTAAACCTAGTCATCCTATTCTTGCCAATGTCCTGATTATTGCTGATGTTGAAACACAACAAATACATCTCACTGTCACAGATTTAGCATTAACAATTCAAGCGAGTTTTGCAGCGCAGGTGTTATTAAAGGGTGAAATTACTGTACCAGTGCAAATGTTATTTGAGATAGTCAAACATTGTCCTCATGGTAATATTTCTCTGAATAGTAAAACTCAAATGACACAGCTTACAGAAGAGGATCAGTCAACAAAGATATATTCTCTCAGTATATCTGATACCGATGGTAAATATGAAATTAAAGGTATCGGTGCTGAGGAGTTTCCACCTACTAATATCATTGATACTACTCCTGTTTCTTTGCCAACAATCGTTTTCAAAGATGGTTTAAAAAGTGTGCTTTATGCAGTTAGCACTGATGAAAATAAATATATTGTGACTGGAGTTCATGTTCAACTTACACAGGAGAAATTAAAGTTGATAGGTACTGATGGACATCGAGTTGCTATTACTGAAGTTTCAACACAAGGAATCGGTAGAAAACCACGTCAACAAGTTACATCTGACGAGATGATTAAATTTACTCTTCCTGGTCGTGTGGTGAGAGAAATAGCACGAAATTTAGGTGATGATGTAGAATCAATAAATATGCTGTATGATGCCCAAAGTAATCGTTTGGGTTTGGCTTGGCAAGATGTTATTCTTAGCTGTCCAGTTCTAGAAGGAATTTATCCTGATTGTGAACAATTGTTAGCTCAATTTAGTTTTGAAAAAGAGGTAATTTTAGAAAAAGCACCGTTGGTTAAAGCACTGGAAAGATTAGCTGTACTAACGGATAAGAAAGCACAAGGAATTTATTTGCAATTTGATGGCAGTTTGCAGCAATTACGGTTATCTATTGAACGGGAATTTGGTAAAGGTGATCTGGTGATTGTTGCTAATTTACCATCAGAAATGATGTTGAATATTCAGTTTAATCTCAAGTATTTGATAGAAGCTGCTAAAGCTATTCCTAGTACGAGTATCAAAATGCACTTGCAGCAATCCGATCATCCGGCTATGTTAGTTCCTTATGGAGATAGACCAAATCCAGATGTGGAAATGTCTATGCGTCATTTCTTGCTACCACTTTATATTCCAAAAGCTTAA
- a CDS encoding DEAD/DEAH box helicase family protein: MSDFSKETDARINIDDLLRQAGWNPADKSQVMTEVSAQMADGGRGRADYVLLDQRGRHLAVIEAKKRAIEPYVAKNQALPYAQNLQAPFIFLSNGELIYFWDYQNDDARIVNSFFSRRDLERLVEMRSTRQPLATIEIPEYYTRQGETRFVRPYQKETMQAMDHAVELGKRRFLLELPTGTGKTDLICLQLKRLIQSGYAEKILFLVDREQLAKQALEAIQDVLNQYGSYWLKPSVIRQEQQITVCLLQTMISRYQEFTSGYFDVVVADECHRSIYGIWQTALTHFDAFHIGLTATPAAYIERNTFDFYNCRNEQPDFSYPIQTAFEQKYLVPYRFATGITEIIAEGAEVDDVYYDPAAFERKWTNEASNRLQHFRLL; this comes from the coding sequence ATGAGCGACTTTAGCAAAGAGACAGACGCACGGATTAATATTGATGACCTTCTCCGCCAAGCAGGATGGAATCCGGCTGATAAATCTCAGGTAATGACTGAGGTTTCGGCTCAAATGGCAGATGGTGGGAGAGGTAGAGCCGATTATGTACTGCTTGATCAAAGGGGTCGTCATTTGGCAGTAATTGAAGCTAAGAAACGGGCTATTGAGCCTTATGTTGCTAAAAATCAAGCACTTCCCTACGCCCAAAACTTGCAAGCACCGTTTATTTTTCTCAGTAATGGTGAACTAATTTATTTCTGGGATTATCAAAATGATGATGCCCGGATTGTTAATTCTTTTTTCTCACGGCGGGATTTAGAGCGATTAGTGGAAATGCGCTCAACTCGTCAACCCCTTGCTACTATTGAAATTCCTGAATATTACACTCGACAAGGAGAAACTCGCTTCGTCCGTCCTTATCAAAAGGAAACTATGCAAGCTATGGATCATGCCGTTGAATTGGGCAAACGGCGATTTTTACTGGAATTGCCCACAGGCACAGGTAAAACAGATTTAATTTGCTTGCAATTAAAACGCCTAATTCAATCTGGATATGCTGAAAAAATCCTGTTTTTAGTAGATAGAGAACAATTAGCAAAACAGGCATTAGAAGCAATTCAAGATGTTTTAAATCAGTATGGTAGCTACTGGCTCAAACCAAGTGTAATCCGGCAAGAGCAGCAAATTACAGTTTGCCTACTCCAAACCATGATTAGCCGTTATCAGGAGTTTACTAGCGGCTATTTTGATGTAGTTGTAGCTGATGAATGTCATCGTTCAATTTATGGGATTTGGCAAACGGCACTGACTCATTTTGATGCTTTCCATATTGGATTAACTGCCACACCAGCAGCCTATATTGAACGCAATACTTTTGATTTTTACAACTGCCGTAATGAGCAGCCAGATTTTAGTTACCCTATTCAAACAGCATTTGAACAAAAGTATCTTGTCCCCTATCGGTTCGCTACTGGCATCACTGAAATTATTGCCGAAGGTGCTGAAGTTGATGATGTCTATTATGATCCAGCAGCCTTTGAACGCAAATGGACAAATGAGGCGAGTAACCGCCTACAGCACTTCCGGCTGTTATGA
- a CDS encoding Rpn family recombination-promoting nuclease/putative transposase, which translates to MFDNLCKFLVENFSSDFATWLLGESIVLTELSPKELSLEPIRADALILRQSAEIVLHIEFQTQPDKNIPFRMTDYRLRGYRRFPNKQMRQVVVYLQKTDSELVQQTTFTLEETFHRFQVIRLWEQPTETFLQTPGLLPFAVLSNTDNKVNTLQEVATVIDNITDKQMQSNLAASAFILAGLVLEKEVIQRLLRRDIMRESVTYQLLVEEGREEGREEGRSETVRLVAVNMLKEGMSIEVVAKVTGLTVEQVQELQTTEAENSGN; encoded by the coding sequence ATGTTTGACAATCTGTGTAAATTTCTTGTAGAAAACTTTTCTAGCGACTTTGCTACTTGGTTATTAGGTGAATCCATAGTCCTAACTGAGTTAAGTCCAAAAGAACTATCCTTAGAACCAATTCGCGCTGATGCTCTTATTCTTCGACAATCAGCAGAAATAGTCTTACATATTGAGTTTCAGACTCAACCAGACAAGAACATTCCTTTTCGCATGACAGATTACCGTTTGCGGGGGTATCGCCGCTTTCCTAACAAGCAAATGCGTCAAGTAGTAGTTTACTTGCAAAAGACTGATTCAGAACTGGTTCAGCAAACCACATTTACTTTAGAAGAAACATTTCATCGTTTCCAGGTAATCCGCTTATGGGAACAACCGACTGAAACATTTTTGCAAACCCCCGGTTTATTGCCTTTTGCTGTTTTAAGCAACACTGATAATAAAGTCAACACTTTGCAGGAAGTGGCAACTGTCATTGATAACATCACCGACAAACAGATGCAAAGTAACCTAGCGGCATCTGCATTTATCTTAGCTGGGTTAGTATTAGAAAAAGAAGTGATTCAGCGTTTGCTGCGGAGAGATATTATGCGTGAGTCAGTCACTTATCAATTATTGGTAGAAGAAGGACGGGAAGAAGGACGAGAAGAAGGACGCTCAGAAACTGTTCGACTTGTTGCTGTCAATATGCTCAAGGAGGGTATGTCTATTGAAGTAGTTGCCAAAGTAACTGGTTTAACAGTTGAACAGGTGCAAGAATTACAAACTACAGAAGCAGAAAACTCAGGTAATTGA
- a CDS encoding acetoacetate decarboxylase family protein, producing MTYPTAPWKLEGYAIQTLHLVDIKQAVPFVPSELEIVSLLPGKTLAGTYVSSYEAGSLLEYNELIVVPAFVRYQGYIGAWISHIYVDNEDSVAGGREIWGLPKEMAEFSWDKDGIVSVKQNQRELYQLSYKKDWLSLSTWWKQELRGNAFGGLGSELLYFQNDFKSQINLLKSNLEIPQHSPFASLGLGQPWLTVKLQNLELLAGVPKLLGNEVINLSYN from the coding sequence ATGACATATCCAACTGCTCCTTGGAAACTTGAAGGCTATGCGATTCAAACCTTGCACTTAGTTGATATAAAGCAAGCTGTTCCTTTTGTTCCTTCCGAATTAGAGATTGTTTCCCTTTTACCCGGTAAAACTTTGGCAGGAACTTATGTATCTTCCTATGAAGCTGGTTCTTTATTGGAATACAATGAATTAATTGTAGTTCCGGCTTTTGTACGCTATCAAGGATATATTGGTGCTTGGATTTCCCATATTTATGTAGATAATGAAGATTCTGTAGCTGGAGGTAGGGAAATTTGGGGATTACCCAAAGAAATGGCTGAATTTAGTTGGGATAAGGATGGTATAGTTAGTGTTAAACAAAATCAAAGAGAGTTATACCAACTGTCTTATAAAAAAGACTGGTTGAGCTTATCTACATGGTGGAAACAAGAATTGAGAGGTAATGCTTTCGGCGGTTTAGGTTCTGAGTTGCTATATTTTCAAAATGATTTTAAGTCCCAAATTAACTTATTAAAATCTAATTTAGAAATTCCCCAACACAGCCCTTTTGCTTCTTTAGGTTTAGGTCAGCCTTGGTTAACTGTAAAATTACAAAACTTAGAATTATTGGCTGGTGTACCCAAATTACTTGGTAATGAAGTCATTAATTTGAGTTATAATTGA
- a CDS encoding PD-(D/E)XK nuclease family protein translates to MKWSISTHNCVRRCQKQYFFSQRMASHSAKDTLRREAFIFKQLSSLDEWRGSLVHKALEKYLVPSLKQRQLISLDELNEQTVSLAKKQFEFSQQKKYRDPKITKTAAGDSYLALRNHEYGLEIPQISIDNLYKEIKHCYQYLYSEKQFIEMLQKGNEYFEEYLINFKVHNCSVSAKLDLIMSYGRDKLYIIDWKISRSKTSDYSRQLNLYALAVLDNWRWRKYKPEELLLIEANLLQGKIIEHYVNQENINSIDNFIYQSISQIKALSGDSKYNLDSLEDYDYANSPLSCEYCNFQQMCVRLTS, encoded by the coding sequence ATGAAGTGGTCTATATCTACCCATAATTGCGTTCGCAGGTGTCAAAAACAGTATTTTTTCAGCCAAAGAATGGCATCTCACAGTGCTAAAGATACTCTTCGTCGGGAAGCATTTATATTTAAACAGTTAAGCAGCCTTGATGAATGGCGAGGATCTCTAGTTCACAAAGCTCTTGAAAAATATCTAGTTCCATCTTTAAAACAGCGCCAACTCATTTCTCTTGATGAACTCAATGAGCAAACAGTTTCTTTAGCAAAAAAGCAATTTGAGTTTTCACAGCAAAAAAAATATAGAGATCCTAAGATCACTAAAACAGCCGCAGGTGATTCATATTTGGCTTTACGAAACCATGAATATGGTCTTGAAATTCCCCAAATATCAATTGATAATTTATATAAAGAAATTAAACATTGTTATCAATACCTGTATTCCGAAAAGCAATTTATTGAAATGTTACAGAAAGGAAATGAGTATTTTGAAGAGTATTTAATAAACTTTAAAGTTCATAACTGTTCAGTCTCAGCTAAATTAGACTTAATAATGAGTTATGGTAGAGATAAATTGTACATTATTGACTGGAAAATAAGCCGTAGCAAAACCAGTGACTATTCTCGGCAATTAAATCTATATGCTCTTGCAGTTTTAGATAATTGGAGATGGAGAAAATATAAACCAGAGGAATTGTTATTAATTGAAGCAAATCTTTTACAAGGTAAAATAATAGAACATTATGTTAATCAAGAAAACATAAATAGTATAGATAATTTTATTTATCAAAGCATTTCACAAATAAAAGCTTTATCTGGTGATAGCAAATATAATCTCGATAGCTTAGAAGATTATGATTATGCAAATAGTCCTTTATCTTGTGAATATTGTAATTTTCAACAAATGTGTGTGAGGCTAACTTCATGA
- a CDS encoding tyrosine-type recombinase/integrase gives MNALAVAQPPEINQYANKSIDVLLNMWLHSKSQSTQDSYKRTAIKFLAFVNKPLINIGLDDIQQWIDSLPSASDNTRKTYINIVKSLLTFTHKLGITQYNVGKVVKTPKPKDALTERILTEQEITILIHSETNQRNKLILKMLYYCGLRATELSSLRWGDLSERGDGNGQATIYGKGSKTRVVIIPGNLYKELQELRGDAGKAEPVFRSRQGTGFLTRAMIWEIVKKASLRIGLPAPSPHWLRHGHASHSLDRGAPIHLVSQSLGHASVATTSRYLHAKPSDCSSLYLG, from the coding sequence ATGAACGCTTTAGCTGTTGCACAACCACCTGAAATTAACCAATATGCAAATAAATCTATTGATGTATTACTTAATATGTGGCTACATAGTAAGAGTCAGTCTACTCAAGACAGTTACAAGCGTACTGCTATAAAGTTCTTAGCTTTTGTGAATAAACCACTTATTAATATTGGTTTAGATGATATTCAGCAGTGGATTGATAGCTTACCATCTGCCAGCGATAACACCAGAAAAACTTATATCAATATAGTTAAGTCACTGCTTACATTTACTCACAAGTTAGGAATTACACAGTATAACGTTGGTAAGGTGGTGAAGACTCCCAAACCTAAAGATGCACTCACGGAACGGATACTAACTGAACAGGAGATAACTATACTGATACACTCAGAAACTAACCAACGGAATAAGCTAATTTTAAAAATGCTTTACTACTGCGGGTTACGTGCTACTGAGTTAAGCAGTTTGAGATGGGGTGATTTGTCAGAACGGGGTGATGGGAACGGTCAAGCCACTATATATGGTAAGGGTAGTAAAACCCGTGTAGTTATTATTCCCGGTAACTTGTATAAGGAACTGCAAGAGTTAAGGGGTGATGCTGGTAAAGCCGAGCCGGTGTTTAGGTCAAGGCAGGGAACAGGTTTTTTAACCCGTGCTATGATTTGGGAGATTGTCAAAAAAGCTTCACTGAGAATAGGTTTACCCGCACCTAGTCCCCACTGGTTACGACATGGCCACGCTAGTCATAGTTTAGATAGGGGCGCACCTATTCACCTGGTTAGTCAAAGCTTAGGTCATGCCAGCGTCGCTACTACTTCACGGTATTTACACGCTAAACCATCTGATTGCAGTAGTTTATATTTGGGGTAA
- a CDS encoding helix-turn-helix transcriptional regulator, producing MKNIYISKVAQLRKQKNLTQRQLADLVGVDPSTVRNWERERGGIETFVKLAKLCKTLDCTIEDLFEAQRVKEDD from the coding sequence ATGAAAAACATTTACATCTCAAAAGTCGCGCAACTGCGAAAACAAAAAAATCTAACTCAGCGCCAACTAGCTGATTTAGTTGGAGTTGATCCTTCAACTGTGCGTAACTGGGAGCGAGAGCGAGGAGGGATAGAAACCTTCGTTAAACTGGCCAAACTTTGCAAAACACTAGATTGCACTATTGAGGATTTGTTTGAAGCGCAAAGAGTCAAGGAGGATGATTAA
- a CDS encoding AAA family ATPase: MNGINEATMLETLPNFLTTNSFPFQFTQQQQKALDKMWTFVQPTVTAALFLLVGFAGTGKSTIVFQLVKVLVATGKKVVLTAPTNKAVGVLRRMAAENGITNVEFFTIHQLLGLGMVTRGKEKILEQIGPSYINLFDVVFIDECSMIGKQLWHWIENVANQASPWTKIKIILMGDPAQLNPVNERKSLSFQVANKAVLTQVVRQGIDSPLLEFVTAARYAVTKSKLPFNPFAKYLPDKSNGSLMVKRQTLLRYACKKMSKEFVHNPDCFRILSWTNAQVDFYNQQIRTYLYGRNASRFIPGERLITRDPVIAPDGKTAILSTSTEFNVVDVLAERYNNYDAWRLKVETDEGIVRQIYVLHEDEEKRFKQETQRLLRSAKRNPFLWKQYYKHLEQFANIRNCFALTVHNSQGSTFLEAGIDGQDLSKRLNPERGEDNKSILAKIKEFNRLYYVASSRARQRILVIR, encoded by the coding sequence ATGAATGGAATTAACGAAGCAACTATGCTAGAAACACTTCCTAATTTCCTGACCACAAATTCTTTCCCATTTCAATTTACTCAACAGCAGCAAAAAGCCTTAGATAAAATGTGGACATTTGTTCAACCAACCGTCACTGCTGCTTTATTTCTGTTAGTAGGATTTGCTGGAACAGGAAAATCAACAATAGTTTTTCAACTTGTAAAAGTGCTGGTAGCCACAGGTAAAAAAGTTGTATTAACTGCACCCACAAATAAAGCAGTAGGTGTACTACGACGGATGGCAGCAGAAAATGGAATAACTAACGTAGAATTCTTTACAATTCACCAATTACTAGGATTAGGAATGGTGACTAGAGGTAAAGAGAAAATACTGGAGCAGATAGGACCATCATACATCAATTTATTTGATGTTGTCTTTATTGATGAATGTTCCATGATTGGTAAACAACTGTGGCACTGGATTGAAAACGTTGCTAATCAAGCATCACCCTGGACAAAAATCAAAATTATTCTCATGGGCGACCCCGCACAATTAAATCCAGTTAATGAAAGAAAATCTCTGAGTTTTCAAGTAGCAAATAAAGCAGTATTAACTCAAGTTGTCCGTCAAGGAATTGATAGTCCTTTATTAGAGTTTGTTACTGCTGCTCGCTATGCAGTTACTAAAAGTAAACTACCATTTAATCCCTTTGCTAAATATTTACCTGATAAAAGCAACGGTTCGCTCATGGTAAAACGTCAAACTTTGCTGCGGTATGCGTGCAAAAAGATGTCTAAAGAATTTGTGCATAATCCAGATTGTTTCCGTATTTTATCATGGACTAATGCCCAAGTTGACTTTTATAATCAACAAATTCGGACATATTTGTATGGGAGGAATGCTAGTAGATTTATTCCTGGGGAAAGATTGATTACTAGAGATCCGGTGATAGCTCCTGATGGTAAAACTGCCATTCTTTCAACATCTACAGAATTTAATGTTGTGGATGTGTTGGCAGAACGTTATAACAACTATGATGCTTGGAGATTGAAAGTAGAAACAGATGAAGGAATTGTGCGTCAAATCTACGTTTTACATGAAGATGAAGAGAAACGATTTAAACAAGAAACTCAACGGTTGCTCAGAAGTGCCAAACGTAATCCTTTTCTGTGGAAGCAATACTATAAACATTTAGAACAGTTTGCTAATATCAGAAATTGCTTTGCATTGACTGTGCATAATAGTCAAGGTAGCACTTTCTTAGAAGCAGGTATTGATGGACAAGATTTAAGTAAGCGATTGAATCCAGAACGGGGAGAAGATAATAAATCAATTCTAGCTAAAATTAAGGAGTTTAATCGTTTGTATTATGTTGCTAGTTCACGAGCTAGACAGCGTATTTTGGTAATCCGGTAA
- a CDS encoding type II toxin-antitoxin system PemK/MazF family toxin, protein MAGQKPRQGWIYWINPYRVSIRCKLGHVHIYNLDEPGEVECQTCKENINSSRVFRGTHPYIIWTSDQFQDESGYIATFSVIPLTSQTTFNGLPTTYPINSTSRNGLDKNSYALVHQICTVDANCFKDSSENWLNRIGQLDKSDREAIEERLRYFLNIQDNPSEDWFAQNASPELLKKVFDYLPEDTKNLAIEELINNLGL, encoded by the coding sequence GTGGCTGGACAAAAACCTAGACAGGGTTGGATTTATTGGATTAATCCTTACAGGGTATCTATTCGTTGCAAACTGGGTCATGTTCATATTTATAATTTAGATGAGCCAGGAGAAGTAGAATGTCAAACTTGTAAGGAGAATATTAATTCAAGTAGGGTTTTTAGAGGAACACATCCCTATATCATCTGGACAAGTGATCAATTTCAAGATGAATCTGGATATATAGCAACTTTTTCTGTGATTCCTCTAACTTCACAAACAACATTTAATGGTTTACCAACCACCTATCCAATTAACTCTACAAGTAGAAATGGTCTTGATAAAAATTCTTATGCTTTAGTTCATCAAATATGTACTGTTGATGCTAATTGCTTCAAAGACTCATCAGAAAATTGGTTAAATCGAATTGGACAATTAGATAAATCAGATAGAGAAGCTATAGAAGAACGGTTAAGGTATTTTTTGAATATTCAAGATAATCCTAGTGAAGACTGGTTTGCTCAAAATGCGTCTCCAGAACTTTTGAAAAAGGTATTTGATTATCTACCTGAAGATACAAAGAATTTAGCGATAGAAGAATTAATTAACAATTTAGGTTTATAA
- a CDS encoding IS630 family transposase, translated as MKSYSVDLREKIVAAHIQKNISIRKVANIFSVSKSLVQKLVKQQKIDGDLQPKKRGKPQFSHLTNADIDLRELVEANSDATLIELCELFADKTGNWVGRSAMCSALQKLGLNRKKKTTRSTQAGTERVLNLRLDYWDQVKNIEPENLVFLDETGILLGLTRTHARSQLGARAYSVKPFYRGSKVTVIGAISIKKVVALMTMNDSMDGNAFEVFVEKFLVPQLWSGAVVVMDNLSAHKRDSIVSMIEAVGASVLCLSSYSPDFNPIELWWSQLKSFLRSFTPTTTEMVDKLISVALDLINPQHLRNWFASCCYCTS; from the coding sequence ATGAAATCATACTCTGTGGATCTTCGAGAAAAAATAGTTGCTGCGCATATTCAAAAAAACATATCAATCAGGAAAGTAGCTAATATATTTTCTGTGTCAAAAAGTTTAGTACAAAAGCTGGTAAAACAACAAAAAATTGATGGAGATTTACAACCCAAGAAGCGAGGAAAACCACAATTTAGTCATCTGACAAATGCGGACATAGATTTAAGAGAATTGGTTGAAGCAAATTCGGATGCAACATTGATAGAATTGTGTGAATTATTTGCAGATAAAACTGGTAATTGGGTAGGTCGAAGTGCAATGTGTTCTGCATTACAGAAATTAGGATTAAATCGTAAAAAAAAAACAACGCGGAGTACCCAAGCAGGAACAGAAAGAGTTCTGAATTTAAGATTAGATTATTGGGATCAGGTCAAAAATATAGAGCCAGAAAATTTAGTATTTCTGGACGAAACTGGTATCCTACTTGGCTTAACGAGGACTCATGCCCGCTCACAACTAGGAGCAAGAGCTTACTCTGTCAAACCCTTTTATCGAGGCTCAAAGGTTACAGTAATTGGAGCTATTAGTATTAAAAAAGTAGTTGCATTAATGACAATGAATGATTCAATGGATGGCAACGCTTTTGAAGTATTTGTTGAAAAGTTTTTAGTGCCACAGTTATGGTCGGGAGCAGTGGTAGTAATGGATAATTTATCCGCACATAAACGAGATTCAATTGTGTCAATGATTGAAGCTGTTGGTGCTTCAGTTCTTTGTTTATCCTCATACTCTCCTGATTTTAATCCAATTGAATTATGGTGGTCACAACTCAAATCTTTCTTACGTAGCTTTACTCCAACCACAACAGAAATGGTTGATAAGCTAATCTCAGTTGCACTCGACTTAATAAATCCTCAACATTTAAGAAACTGGTTTGCTAGTTGCTGCTACTGTACCTCATAA
- a CDS encoding HNH endonuclease: protein MGYPKHWKELARDIKEKADWRCQKCGRVCLRPGEKPPDNIKPRAYNLQVHHHNMIPTDNRLENLIPVCSSCHLSYHRGGRGNISVGQLSLFDISQF from the coding sequence ATGGGATATCCAAAGCACTGGAAAGAATTAGCTAGAGATATCAAGGAAAAAGCTGATTGGCGTTGTCAAAAATGTGGGCGTGTTTGTTTGCGTCCCGGTGAAAAACCTCCTGACAATATTAAACCCCGTGCGTACAACCTCCAAGTCCACCACCACAATATGATACCTACGGATAATCGCCTTGAAAATCTTATACCCGTTTGTTCATCTTGTCATCTTAGTTACCATCGTGGGGGTAGGGGTAATATTTCGGTGGGGCAGTTGAGCTTGTTTGATATTTCCCAATTTTAG